The following proteins are encoded in a genomic region of Nicotiana sylvestris chromosome 4, ASM39365v2, whole genome shotgun sequence:
- the LOC138889638 gene encoding uncharacterized protein gives MKYGDAVTTSRVIYQVSSNLQALVKVRKPGMDMVPHKWKDLLAMMENFTPKLKVTKVMWELPSTGWLKVNTDGSSRGNPGRSSIGFCIRNENGDIVKSVGREIEETTNTVAEAKAMLEAPRFCRFQQYSHVWLQTDSMLLKKIMDGIWKPPWIISEKVEEMMQLMIGGNYTVTHIHREGNKLADHLANYALDHGEIECQQF, from the coding sequence ATGAAGTATGGTGATGCTGTGACAACTAGCAGGGTGATTTATCAAGTGTCATCAAATCTCCAGGCATTGGTGAAAGTGAGAAAGCCTGGGATGGACATGGTACCTCATAAATGGAAAGACCTTCTAGCCATGATGGAAAATTTCACTCCTAAACTTAAAGTTACCAAAGTCATGTGGGAACTTCCAAGTACAGGATGGCTAAAGGTTAATACAGACGGGTCATCGAGGGGAAATCCAGGCAGGAGCTCAATAGGTTTTTGTATAAGAAATGAAAATGGTGACATAGTCAAGTCTGTAGGGAGGGAGATTGAGGAGACAACAAACACAGTAGCTGAAGCGAAGGCCATGTTAGAAGCACCAAGGTTCTGCAGATTTCAACAATACTCTCATGTATGGCTTCAAACTGACTCAATGTTATTAAAAAAGATAATGGATGGGATTtggaaaccaccatggatcataTCTGAGAAGGTAGAGGAAATGATGCAACTAATGATTGGGGGCAATTACACAGTTACTCATATTCATAGAGAGGGCAACAAGTTGGCTGATCATTTGGCTAATTATGCTTTAGATCATGGAGAAATCGAATGCCAACAATTCTGA